The genomic DNA tcccttctcaaaCACAGCAATGGTGttagattaaaaaattactaaagGGATCAGATAGGCAGAaactaaataattaaaactttttacCTCTGTAGAACAGTGACTTAGACATGTACTTCTACCTTTTAATAATTTCACGAGAAGGCTGCGGGCCCAACCTGTTGTATTGTACTTGATACTTCCAATTGGTGATTGCATTATACACCTATAGGAAATTTGTCAGTATCTGCATGCTGCTGGGTCTAAAGAGTGTCCAAGAGCATGTTGGATAAGTGCTCTGAGCTGTCCTTCTAATtcctaaattttttttctcagaatggTTGGGGAGTCAGTATCAAGGCATGTGAAACCGGTAATCCAGGTTGCTCCTGCTCAAGTCACTTGCTCtgttacatttacattttacaggGACCTACAAGTTATGTCTGTTGCCTactgaggaagaaggaaaatgcagccACTAAATCAGCAAAGTTGGTGGTCTTTGCCACTGGCAGAGCAAACTACCTACAATTGGCCCTGCTGGAAAGGTGGCTGTTGTGGGCAAGTGGAGGAGTTGCCTTTAGCAGTAGCAGCTGCTGCGCTGTAGATTAGTTACCCTCACACAGAACTCTTCAGTTCTTGGATCTTAAAATGTCTGAGATGGTGATGTACTAAAACTACAGAAATGGGCAATTCAATGCACAGGAGACAAAAGCATAACCTGGAAGAACTTCTAAACTTGCACACAAAGTAGAATAGGTATTGGTGACTGTTGGCGAGGTTTCTAAAGCATTGTCCATTTTTACTTGCAGtttctttatttccaaatatttttgatgcttttattttaaattctaattaCTAAGACTAATTTTAAGTTACTGTTATTCTGACTGAAGGGTTTAATAGCACAGAATTTGAGCTTTGGTGTGGAGAGCTCTTCTTTTACTTGTTCTTTCTAAAGAAGTACCTTGGCGGCTTTTTGGTTCGTTCTGTCCtttggggaagaggaggcagaCACAACTGTActactttttctctgtgtgttgtGTAGGATTGTGAACTTTAAAATGgacttgctttttcttaaacatacagaaaaatcccaaatagAATACTCTTAGTCTATCTATAGATAGTCATCTAACTAtagatggaaatgttttttattgGTATTAGAGGACAAACCATGCTACTCAAAACGTTTAGCCTGGGAATGCAGGCAGAGAGTGTTCTGTTGCAGTCCTAAATGCTCTGTAATTCTTGCATGGGAAATCTGCTAGTTAGAAATTTTCAGCCTTTGGGACttcttatttctgttaatttttgttAGCGCTACGTGGATGGAGGAATCAGTGACAACTTACCTCACTATGAATCTAAGAATACAATCACAGTTTCGCCTTTCGCTGGGGAGTGTGATATCTGTCCAAAGGGGAATTCTGCCAACTTTCATGAAATGAACGTGACTAATACCAGCATTCAGCTCAGTTTGGGGAACCTTTATCGTTTAACACAAGCACTGTTTCCACCAGAACCTAAGGTAAGTCACTGTTCTCATGCAGTTACTAAAgtctatatattttatatattatatatatacgCATCTATACATATATCTACTAAAATTCCATATAAAAGCCTTCCCTTTGCAGAAAGTTACAGTAATCTTATCATTTCATCTAGTCATATAAATTTTTATGGtgacatttctcttcttttttctatttttttcatagtttgtCGTCTTATTTTTAGTCTCAGActagaaatgcatttcttgcTGTTGGCTTTCAGTATTTATTTGGGAATTACCTCAGGATTCAATCATAAAATCAACACTGCTAAATTAATAACTGTCAGTTTGTAGTCCTTTCATGTTTAACCTGCTGACCAGGTGCTTCAGAACTTAAAAGAAGTTCTAAAGCTTCCTGATTTTGTGAAGTTCTGAATTGATACTTCACACAGGCAAGTTGCCTTTAAACTTTGCTAAGCACTGTTAATTGTGGATCTGATGAAGGAAATGCTCTTGAATTCCCATTGTGGAAGctgaacaaatgaaaacagatcttGCCATTTGGCTTGGGATAGCCTACCGAGGAGAATGAACATTCCTGACtgatataaatataattttttttaagtgaggGCTTTTTGACCACTTGAAGAAAACTGTTAAATTCTACTTAAGTaggatttaattattttttttttgtgtaggtGAGCTGGTGTTGCATCTGGTGAAAGATATTTTCATATGGAAGACTAAGCCTTGAGTTTGAGCATGAGAATTGCACAGCTGACTTCTCATAGTTTTGGGAAGTGGAAAGgactgggagggaaggaggggaacTGGCATACTCCAAGCCATCCTGTTTCATTGTTGCTTGCACCTGCTGAAAGGCtaatcaaagaaacaaaaagggagGGAATTCTTGCAAGCCATTAGGATGCTGTCCTTTTAGGTGAATAATTCTGTGCATCTGTAATAGCTGAAAGATAACTTCATGTATGCATGATCATGTATTATCTTCATAGCAGGCATGTTAAGCTAAGTCTGTTGAATTATAGCAATTGTTAAtgtaaatttttcttaaaaatggaGGGTGGGTGGAGGTGGCTTTTTATTCTGCAAAGTGTGTTGATCTTAAGTTGAATCTCGTTTTATTTGTCTGACTAATTTACCCTATGCTTGCAGGTACTAGGAGAGATCTGTGAGCAAGGATATTCAGATGCTCTTAAATTCTTGAAAGAGAATGGTATGTTACACTTGTGGATAATTACTGTTGATATGGTTTCAacccaagttaaaaaaaaaagtgcgGGGAGTTATATGTAGCTAAGAAGGGGCTAGGTCTTTGAGGCTTTTGAAGAGATCATGGTAGGTTTAGCTGTCATAGAAATAACATAATTGTAGTAACTATTCACCCGGGTTAAATTGTGCTGCGACACAAAAATTgaacttttggggttttgtcaAATTTGTGTGAAGTGAATGTTAAGGTACTGTTAAGTGAAATTACCAAAGAAGCCCCAAATTTAGGGAAATaatgttattaatttattttgtgttaattGTGAAGAATAGGAATAGGCTATTGTTTCCCCCTCCTGTGAAACCTGTATCTTCTTACGACCTCCTCTTTGCTGTCATCCAAGTGTATTTCTAGGTAAAGACATATAGTCCAGAACTGGGAGCTGGCTAACAACAATATAAACTCAGTCACAGACAAATCCTTACTCTGTATCATGAAAGACTTTAGAAGAAGATGACTTGTAATGTAGCAGTTTTTGGGACCCAGATAAGTTTAGGAAGAAGAATTGAAAAGTTGTTCTACTCTACTCCTAGATTTCtagtaatgtattttatattaataaatattatttctctgCATACTTTGAGACAAACAAGTTACAGTAACCTGATAATAGCATGAAGTTAATCGAGGGTGAAATACGCCTAGCCCCTGTAGTCTTTGGTTACAGAAGCAAATTTGTACTGTGTCTGATGAGAGGAATGGAAACTGAAATGTGATGTTTGCAGTACTACAGATAGTACCAGCTGCAGTACTGTAATGCACAGTCATAGATTGATGTGCTCACTGCTGATATTCTGTTACAATTAAACGTTACATGTCAAGTTTTCATGGGAAAATTGTCTTAAATGTTAAAGATCATCATTCATTAAGAGTTTGATTTTCTTAGTAATATTTAATGCTTTATACCTTCTACCAGGTGATTAAAAGCATAAGCTATACAAAGGGCCTATAATTTGTGGTTGTCTGTGCTAAAACAGGTTGCGTTGCTGTACTGGACCTGCAAGTTTCCTGTCTGCATGTTTCCATCTGACACTAACATCTGAGATTCCTTGCAACTCTTCCTTGGTGTCTTTCCCCCACCCCGTCCCCTGTGTATTGCACTGTTGTCCTCCTTTTCACGCTACTGATCCTGTGTCACCTTTGTTCTTATTCTGTCACAGGTTTGTCTTGCTTTCAAGCTTAATCAGTCATAATTATAACCTTTCCAAACTCATTCATTATGCACCTCCTTTCTTGTGAATTTGACTGTAGAtactaattttttcccccatctgtAACACTTCAGATAACCTTTTTGCTAAATTTCCTGTATATTCTtttaacatttgtattttaggAGTAATTGTAAGTAGGATACAGATTGTGTTGTATGTAGGTATAAATCCTAGTCAAATTTGGTAGTTTGTatataaaaatagctttataaCCATTTTCTGGAAACTGAGTATAAATACCcttcttgtatttttcattttgtgatcATTACCTAGTACTTGTTTTGAAGGTGACTATCAGTGCTATTTCTTCATTGGCACCAGTTTTGCAAGGCAACTGATGTTGATTTAGATTGGTACTTTGGATATATCTTAAAAACAGTATTGTACACTACTCgctttccttctctgccctGTTGTAGCAGTGCCTCAAAGTACTCACGTGATACCTGCCATGTCGAATTTCACAAATGTCTTAAGTGGTTTAGGTGTGTTGTTCCAAATAAATACTAAAtcagttttcctcttctcctttaaATCATTGGCTTtcttgctggaaaacagctttggtAAATGACAAGTTTCCAGTGCAGTTTCAAttaatcacttttttctttcctttagaaCTTGTTCTAAAGTAAGACCTAAACTTGCTAAAGAGTATTCATCAGCATGATTAAAAGTTTGTGGGATTATAAGAGCAAGTGTATTTGACATTGTGTAGATAATGTTCCCTCAGGACAGGCCTTTGTACAGATAAACAGATTACAGGTACTACACAGGTACTCTGAAGACCTGTGGATCAAGCCTAAGTGGAAGCTCTTGACTCTTTCAGGTATTCTGAATGACTCAATTTATATCCACTTGTCcttcacaaaaagaaatcctCATGAGGCTCCACAGCATGTTGacaacatgaagaaaaaaaaattgacagaaAATAACAGAGTAGAAACCTTGAAAATGGCAGTATTTAATGACCAGCTGAAGCAAAATCCATGGCCTTTGGAGAAGAGCATATTTGAGAGTCTACCTCCTAGACTTCGTAAAGGTATATGCTACAGACTGTTTCCTGTTACTTTGAGTTGCAAACTTcgatttattttttcccctgtttacTCTTACGATTAGCATAAGATGCTTTTTGTTTAATCTTATAACTGCCTGTGATGCTAGAGACTAGCTCAACCCAAAAAAGTTCTTCAAATGCTTATTACATGTGAACATGTACATTTTGATTTAGCTACAGTAATAAGATtgaagcaggaggaaggaggtaCATTAAACACTGCAGGGTCATGAATTGAATTCTCATTTGATTTTGGATAAACTTTGTACATGCACAGTATTTCTGTAAACATGTATTTCACACCTAAGTTGAACCTCAAATCCAAACACTGGTTATCcccatcttatttttaaaacagatttctgtggATTTCTAATTCTTTGgctttcctgtctttttaatAAGCTGTTAATAGACCAAACCCACTTCTGATATGTCTTTGTAACTTATACCAAGGTTCTTTTGTGGATGCTGATCAGAACTGAGATCTGAAATTTGCGATCCCAGTGCAAAATTTGAAGTGTGGTATTTCTTACAACTATATGTAACCACTGGAATCTGTAGAACTCCAGAATTTATACAAGCTCCTCAGAGTTATAGAGTCTCTCGACAGGACAGGAACGCTATCTAAAATACATAAGTATTTTTGGAGAGGTGAATTTTATATCCTCTTATTACAAATTAATTCTTAGACTTATTGCATAAAAGTTCTGGGTAATGCCTTTTGTCCCTGTGGTATGAGTCTGTGTTTcctatgttttaaaataacacagagaATGTTTACGTTAAGAGTGCTTTGAGattaattctttcattttctatctGACCCTTATTCAGTAACACTTGATAATGTTGACTGAAGATTACTAAACCTTGAGCAAATTATTTCAACTGTTTTCAAATAGTctaacatacttttaaaaataatcattcttAAGCACTGCAGGAAGCTTGTAAAGAACAGAATGGATTCTACACTCAGTTCTCTAAACTCTTCCCAATGCGGGTTATATCCTATCTGATGCTGCCGTATACATTGCCAGTGGAGTCTGCTTACTCTGTTGCTTTACGGTAAGGAACTTCTAATGAACTATTTTAGAATTAATGTACTTTTGGAAATTTACTTGTTGAAGGCTTATTCAGTGTTGTAGGCATTCTGGTACTCTAGAATTCAAGTGGTAACCGTCCAAAGGCTATTATTTCTACCTAATAGCCCCAATAGGCTAAAGCTAGATAAACATATTAAGAAGATGCCTAAACAGTTTACTCTTTCTACTAGTAGCTGTCTCATAATTGCTGAAAGGAAGCACCtttacttttgctttccagGAGCACATTATTGCTATTACTGTATTCTGCAATGTTCAAACTCTATCCAGATACTTCTTATGCTTTAGCTTCTGTCTGAAGTCAGGAGGCAACTCCAGTGTTTACTcaacatacacattttcttaCTAGGTTTGTTTAGGTTGACTGAAAGTTATGCTCTTGGAACAGGgcttaattttataaatttttcaATCCTCATAAAGGAGAATTTTTGCTAAATAAATGCAGCATGAACCCTAAGCTTTGTGCTTGCTTAAGAGAATTCCAGTCCTTGAGCAGATGTCATTCCTATCTTtagaaaacacttgaaaaacaaaatgttctgtaaGTGGAACTACATGGAACtccagtaaaatattttgtctctGTGCCACTTAGTATGTCACttatgtgtgggttttttggtggaTGGGGAGGAAACAAATGTCAACAGATTTTTTATGTGGGTTTTCCCCCCGCTGGTAACTGACTTCTGTTGAGAGCATCATAAGGAAAAAGCTATACATTTGTGACattgttctgtttctgccttCTATTTGTTATTCcgctgtatttttcttctgttcttccttcctcttccacctAACTTTAAACTGACCAGAAAGTTCCCACCACAGAGAAAGAGGTCTCGGAGACAGGAGTATTTCGCAGGCTTCCTAAATGTTGATCGCAGGGTGTAGCACGCACATACTGGTCAGCCCCTCAGCATAGACAGAGATCCAGTGGTCTGTACTGCCTTTTTTCTTGGCTTGCAGAAAAGAGGAGAGTAGGCTAGATGGGATTTCAGGGAGGTTGGGAAGAACTGGAGACTCTGGTGGGGGCGTTAACTTGGGAGAATGAAAACTGTGTTGTTTGGTTGGATTTTGGGCATggtatgtaaaaatataaattagatCTACTGCTTACAAAACAATTGtattgtttttttgtttgtaggTTAGTAAACTGGTTTCCTGACATGCCTGCTGATGTTCGATGGATGCAGGAACAGCTCTGTCGGATTGCTGGTACAGTTTATTCCCAGGCTAAAAGCAAGCTGTTCTGTACATCCAGGTAAAGTGGACTGCTGCTGCATGCAAGTaatgcatttttagaaattctctctcttttgcCAGAACTTCAAGTACCAAGAAGTTTCTGTCTTAAAACAggatttaataattttcttgaaagtGACACAAAACAGTTCTCAGTGGTTCTAATCCTTAGCATTGTTTCTGAAGTATATTTCCTGGTGCTTCTTGTTTATAACTGATCAATGACTGCTACATATTGTACATGAAGAGGTGTTGCCTATCGGTAGGCTTACACTGTTTGCAGACAGGGATGGGTTATGGAGCAGGCATTGGACTGAGAACAAAgactttgtttcttctctgctccaCAGTAGCTGGAGCAATCAGGAGGAAAGGGTTGCTCAGGATGTTCTAAATCAGATGTAGCAGGTAGGAACTGGAAAATACTGGAGAAAGACTAGACCCTTTGGAGTCTGGACAGGAAAGGTTGTAAGttaaaaagcagatgaataTGAAGGACAGTCTTGTAAGATAGTTgggaagaattaaaataag from Falco rusticolus isolate bFalRus1 chromosome 5, bFalRus1.pri, whole genome shotgun sequence includes the following:
- the LOC119148692 gene encoding patatin-like phospholipase domain-containing protein 2 isoform X4; its protein translation is MLDREGGWSVSFAGCGFLGVYHIGAATCLQERAPHVIRDARHIYGASAGALAGAVLVGGGSLAQACADVLALAKEARKRNLGPLHPSFNVIKIIRDGLMRNLPENTHQLSSGRLCISLTRVSDGKNALISNFNSKEEVVQALICSSFVPIYCGLIPPSFRGVRYVDGGISDNLPHYESKNTITVSPFAGECDICPKGNSANFHEMNVTNTSIQLSLGNLYRLTQALFPPEPKVLGEICEQGYSDALKFLKENGILNDSIYIHLSFTKRNPHEAPQHVDNMKKKKLTENNRVETLKMAVFNDQLKQNPWPLEKSIFESLPPRLRKALQEACKEQNGFYTQFSKLFPMRVISYLMLPYTLPVESAYSVALRLVNWFPDMPADVRWMQEQLCRIAGTVYSQAKSKLFCTSRSSFCFGIKLESHENLRCLQFENPFRKLNLVDGIFQCT
- the LOC119148692 gene encoding patatin-like phospholipase domain-containing protein 2 isoform X2, which codes for MLDREGGWSVSFAGCGFLGVYHIGAATCLQERAPHVIRDARHIYGASAGALAGAVLVGGGSLAQACADVLALAKEARKRNLGPLHPSFNVIKIIRDGLMRNLPENTHQLSSGRLCISLTRVSDGKNALISNFNSKEEVVQALICSSFVPIYCGLIPPSFRGVRYVDGGISDNLPHYESKNTITVSPFAGECDICPKGNSANFHEMNVTNTSIQLSLGNLYRLTQALFPPEPKVLGEICEQGYSDALKFLKENGILNDSIYIHLSFTKRNPHEAPQHVDNMKKKKLTENNRVETLKMAVFNDQLKQNPWPLEKSIFESLPPRLRKALQEACKEQNGFYTQFSKLFPMRVISYLMLPYTLPVESAYSVALRLVNWFPDMPADVRWMQEQLCRIAGTVYSQAKSKLFCTSSLKILLGNLTWWMVSSSAPKVQVWKLVLKCVYGELCFLCVRGGVAHCCGFFPKSTAREEREL
- the LOC119148692 gene encoding patatin-like phospholipase domain-containing protein 2 isoform X3, producing MLDREGGWSVSFAGCGFLGVYHIGAATCLQERAPHVIRDARHIYGASAGALAGAVLVGGGSLAQACADVLALAKEARKRNLGPLHPSFNVIKIIRDGLMRNLPENTHQLSSGRLCISLTRVSDGKNALISNFNSKEEVVQALICSSFVPIYCGLIPPSFRGVRYVDGGISDNLPHYESKNTITVSPFAGECDICPKGNSANFHEMNVTNTSIQLSLGNLYRLTQALFPPEPKVLGEICEQGYSDALKFLKENGILNDSIYIHLSFTKRNPHEAPQHVDNMKKKKLTENNRVETLKMAVFNDQLKQNPWPLEKSIFESLPPRLRKALQEACKEQNGFYTQFSKLFPMRVISYLMLPYTLPVESAYSVALRLVNWFPDMPADVRWMQEQLCRIAGTVYSQAKSKLFCTSSLKILLGNLTWWMVSSSAPKVQERQLCITKKMSNCPIYYGISFFILPP
- the LOC119148692 gene encoding patatin-like phospholipase domain-containing protein 2 isoform X5, with translation MLDREGGWSVSFAGCGFLGVYHIGAATCLQERAPHVIRDARHIYGASAGALAGAVLVGGGSLAQACADVLALAKEARKRNLGPLHPSFNVIKIIRDGLMRNLPENTHQLSSGRLCISLTRVSDGKNALISNFNSKEEVVQALICSSFVPIYCGLIPPSFRGVRYVDGGISDNLPHYESKNTITVSPFAGECDICPKGNSANFHEMNVTNTSIQLSLGNLYRLTQALFPPEPKVLGEICEQGYSDALKFLKENGILNDSIYIHLSFTKRNPHEAPQHVDNMKKKKLTENNRVETLKMAVFNDQLKQNPWPLEKSIFESLPPRLRKALQEACKEQNGFYTQFSKLFPMRVISYLMLPYTLPVESAYSVALRLVNWFPDMPADVRWMQEQLCRIAGTVYSQAKSKLFCTSRKLNLVDGIFQCT